TAGGTGGCCGGCTCGGACTGCGGTTTTCGATACTGCTGCCCGCCCGCGCCGGGCGCACCGCCGATGTCGTGGGAAATCTTCCCCAGCGTCCGCTGGAATCGCTCCATCGCGAACGCGCCCAGCAGGCCGCCGATCAACCCGCCGATGACATTGAGAGCGGCGGTATTCTCACGCCGTTCCCACCTCTGCCGTCGCATAGCCGGTCCTCCCGGCGGGAGCAGACGCAAGTCTCGGGCCCAGGCCGCGGGCCACCAGCAGTTCGGCATTGAGCAGCGCCGCCCCGGCGGCGCCGCGGACGACGTTGTGTCCCATGGCGACGAGCTTGTAGCCGAGGATCGGGCATGGACGCACGCGCCCCACGTGCACCGGCATGCCGCGTCCGGTCGCCACGTCGAGCCGCGGCTGCGGACGATCCTGCGCGGTGTGCAGGATGATCGCCTGCTCCGGCGCGGTCGGGAGGCGCCGCTCCTGCGGTTCGGCCGTGAACTGTTCGAGCGCGGCCGCAAGTTCCTCGAGGGATGGCCGCGCCGCCAGCTCGATCGACATCACCGCGGTATGTCCATCCGGCACCGGCACTCTCGTCGTCGTGGCGCTGACCGTGAAGCCGGCGGGTTCAATGGCGCTGCGATTGAAGCGTCCCAGGATCTTGAGGGTCTCCGTCTCGATCTTTTCTTCCTCGCCGCCGCCGATGTAGGGGATGACGTTGCCGAGCGCGTCGAGCGAGGCGACGCCCGGATAGCCCGCGCCCGACAGCGCCTGCAGCGTGGTCACCGTCACGCGTTTCGGCTCGAACTGTCGCACCGCGCCGAGCACCATCGCGATGACGATAGTGGAGCAGTTCGGGTTGGTGACGATGCCGCCGCTCCAGCCGCGCGCCGTCCGCTGCGGCTCCAGCAGCCCGACGTGATCCGGATTCACCTCGGGGATCAACAGGGGCACGAGCGGATCCATCCGGTGATTGCGCGCGTTGCTGACGACCAGCCGCCCGCTCCGCGCGAACGCGATCTCCGCGTCTCCGGCGACCGACGCGTCCAGTGCGGAAAACAGCAGCTCCGGCGCCTCCGATACGGCCTCGAGCGGCGCGATGGTGAGATCGGCGGCATCGGCGGACGGCGGCGACGCGAGCCGCCACGGCATGTCCCCATACCGCTTGCCGGCGGACCGCTCGCTCGCCGCGACCCACGTGAGACGGAACCACGGATGGTCCTTCAGCAGGTTGATGAAATGCTGACCGACCACGCCGGTCGCGCCCAGGACGCCGACGTCGATTCTTGGGGTTGTACTCATACAGCTACAGTATCCACCGTCACTGCCGCGGCGCGCGCCTGTTCGATGGCGTCGAGCCCTTCGAGGAGATCGGCGACCAGGTCACGCTGATGCTCGCACCCGGTCGAGAGTCGGATCAGCGTGTCCGACAGTCCGAGCCTGGCCCGTTCCTCCGCCGGAATCGACGCGTGCGTCATGCGCGCCGGATGACAGACCAGCGCCTTGACGCCGCCGAGGCTCTCACCGAGCGCGAAGAAGCGGCGCGACGACACGAACGAGACGACCTCCTCGACGCTGCCGTCGAGCTCGAACGAGACCATCCCGCCAAAGCCGGTCATCTGACGCTTGGCGATCTCGTGGCCGGGATGCTCGGGCAGGCCGGGGAAGTAGACGCGGCGCACGAGCGGATGATCCTTCAGCGCCGCGGCGATCGCCGCGGCGTTGTCGGCGTGCCGTTGCATGCGCAGCTCCAGCGTCTTGAGGCCCCGCAGCGTGAGCCAGCAGTCGAACGGCGACGGAACGGCGCCGGTCGCGTTCTGCAGGAACTTCACCGGTTCGAACACCGCGGCGTCCTTCGCCAGCACCGCGCCCTGGATCACATCGGAGTGGCCGGCGAGGTACTTCGTCACGCTGTGCACGACGAGATCGGCGCCGAGCTGGAACGGCTGCTGGAACAGCGGCGACGCGAAGGTGTTGTCGACCACGAGCAGCGCGCCGGCGGCATGCGCGGCCTGCGCGATCGCGGCGATGTCGTAGATCAGGAGCCGCGGATTGGTCGGCGACTCGATCCATACCAGCCGGGTCTTCGGCGTCAGCGCCGCCTCGAGCGCGCCGGGCTGGCTGAGATCGATCTGGCGGATGACACAGCCGTTCGGCTGGAACACCTTGTTCAGGATCCGGTAGGTGCCGCCATAGACGTCGAGCGGGATGACGATCTCGTCGCCCGGTTTCAGATAGGCCTGGAGAATCGCGTTCTCGGCGGCGAGCCCCGATCCGAACGTCGCGCAGTACTTCACCCCTTCGAGCTCCGCCAGCACCGCCTCGAGCCGCGCCCGCGTCGGGTTGTTGGTGCGCGAGTAGTCGAAGCCGCGGTTCACCCCGGGCTCGTCCTGCTCGTAGGTGGACGTCTGGAAGATCGGCGCGATCAGCGAACCGGTCTCAGGCTCCGACGGCTGCGCGGCGTGGATCGTCTTGGTGGCGAATTCCATGATGCTGACTCCTCAGATGGGTGACGGGTGCCGCAGCATCCATGCTGCGAATGACGATGTGAAGCTGTGCCGCCGCGGCGGCGGCGAGCGCCGCGCGCTGCACCAGATCGCAGCCGGCGTCCGCCATCGCGAGCGCCTCCGCGATCGACAGGTCGTGAATCGGCCGGGCATCGGCGTGGCGATGCGGATCGGCCGTGAAGTAGCCGGGAACGTCCTTGATCAGTTCGCAGGCGTCGGCGCGGATCGCCGCGGCGAGCAGCACGGCGGTGAGATCCGACCCGCCGCGTCCGAGCGAGGCGATGGCCCCGCCCGGACTGACGCCGAGGAACCCGGGAACGATGACGATGCGTGAGGCTGCGAGCGCGGCGAGAAGACGGAGTGGGCGGACGGTGGTGGTGGCGCGATCGGGACAGGCGACCAGTCCCGTCTGGTGGACGTTGAACGGGATCGCGGAGACGCCGAGCCTGTGCAGGTGCAGCGTGAGCAGCGCCACGGAGCGCAGCTCGCCCGTACACCACAACAAGTCGAGCGCGCCCGCGTCGGGCTCTCCGGCAATCGCCGCCGCTTCGGCGAGCAGGGCGTCCGTCTGGCCGTACTGCGCCGAGACGATCACGACGAGCTTCTCGTCCGGACGCTGCGCGAGGCGCGACTGAAGGAAACCGGCGGTCGCGGCATACGACTCACCATCGCGCAGAACCGATCCTCCGATCTTGAGGACGCTCAGCATGCGGCGCCTCTCTCGGCGCGGCCGGCGGCCGGCGGCGCGTGGTCCTCGATCAAGGCGGGGAATGCTGCGGCGGTCACGCCGAGCGCCGCCTGCAGCGCGTCGAGCGCCGCCGCGACGCGCGACGCCCCCGCGGTGCAGGTGAGTGCGAAGGTGCGATCGCCGTGACGCGCGAGCCCGCGGCACCAGATGCCGTACGAACCCAGCAGGTCCCCGACGTCCGCGTGGCGCGACGGTCCGTCGAGACGCACGAACCACGCCGACTCCGGACGCGCGACGCTCCGCGCCGCGACCGCGGACGCCGCCGACGGCGTGCGCACGCGGCGCTCCGTCACCACCTCCGCCACGTCGTCCAGCAGCGTGGCGGCGGTGACGTCGGGACCGGCGCCCGGTCCGATGTACGCCTGCGAGCCGGCGTCCGACCGGATCTCGATCCCGTTGGTGACGCCGGAGACGCGCGACAGCGCATGGCTGCCGCCGAGGAACGCGGGCCCGACGAATGCGTGCACCCGATCGCCGTGCCACGACGCATACGACACCGGCCGGATCGCGCCGCCGAACGCCGCGGCCGCGGCGATGTCGCCGGCTTCGACCGCGCCGATGCCTGCCGTCGGGATCGACCCCGGCGAGACCAGGAGCCGGCCGAAGAGGCGCAGCAGGATGGTCAGCTTCTCCGCCGCATCCGCGCCGCTGATGTCCATCGTCGGGTCCGGCTCGGCGAGACCGAGCCGCTGCGCGTCGGCCAGCGCCGCGGCGAACGGCGTGCCGCCGGCCATCGCGGTGAGGATCGCGTTCGAGGTGCCGTTGAGGATCGCGGTGATCCCCGATGCCGCCGATCCGAGCGGACGCCGCTCGAACATGCCGAGAAACGGCACGCCGGCGATGCAGCTCGCCTCGAACCGCAGCGCCGTGCCCCGGCGCCGCGCGACCTGCGACAGCGCTTCGCCGTGCGCGGCGATCAGCGACTTGTTGGCGGTGATCACCGGGATGCCGCGATCGAGCGCATGCCGTACCAGCGAGAAGGCGGGTTCGACGCCGCCGAGCGCTTCGACGACGACGTCCACCGGCTCGGCGAAGAAGTCCTCGGCCGTTGCGGTGATGCGGTTGGTGAACGCCGCGGCCGGCCGCGGCCGGCCGAGGCTGCGCACGAGCGCGACGGAGACCGACGGCGCGAAGCCGCGGGTTGCGAGCGCGGCGCCGGCGCTGCGCGTCAGGCGCGCGAACGCGGAACCGACGTTGCCGAGGCCGAGCAGGCCGATGCGGCACGCGGCCGGGCCGCAGCCGGGTTCAACGATTGAGGCAGCCCCGCCGGCCGCCTGGTCGAGCACGGTCGTAGTCACGACGTAACGCTCCGCGGAAACGAACCGGCGATACACGCGTATCGACCTGACGTTCCGCCTGTTATGCGATGAGAGCTTCGGGCCGTTCCTGAAGGAGCGGCCGAGGTTTCATCTTTCCCGGTTATCGGGCAGGAATTAGCACCTTGGCGCGTCTGCGTGAGACGTGGGGCCGGGTTGCTGTGGCTTCGTCGGGCCTGTTCCCTCTGCCACTCTGGATAAATGTCCGCGGCGAGCGCGAACCTGCACAGCGTAGGTCACTCGGTCCGCGACTGTCAAGCGGTGCGCCGGCGCTTATGGTTTGATAAGCGGCGTGGCACTGAACCTCTGGGCGTTCACGGCGATTACCGTGCCGCTGGTCGCGACGCCCGGCGCCTCGACCGCGGTGGTGCTGCGCAACGCCGTCGCCGGCGGGACGCGTGCGGGGCTCGCGACGGCGATCGGCGCCAACGCGGGGTCGGTGTGCTACGGACTGCTGACGGCGTTCGGGGTGTCGGTCGTGCTGCAGCGATGGCCCATGGTCTGGGTCGCGCTGCGGATCGGCGGGACGGCATACCTCGCGTACCTCGGGATCCGGTCGCTGCGCGGCGCGCGGACCGGCACGGCGCCGGCTGCGCTCTCCGCGCCCTCCGCGCCGCCGGTCGCGGCGCCGCCGCTGGCCCGCAGCGCGAGCGAAGGATTCATCACCAACGTCCTGAATCCCTCGATCGCCACGTTCTATCTGGCGATCCTGCCCGACTTCATTCCGCGCGGCGCGCCGTTCGCGGCGAGCGCGCTGACCCTGACCGCGATTCACGTGGCGCTCGCGATCACCTGGCACAGCACGTGGGCGGCGGCCGGCGGCACCCTCGCGGCGATGCTGACACGGCCGCGGCCGCGGCGCACGCTCGACGCGATCAGCGGGATTGCGCTGCTGGCGCTGGCGCTGAAGCTGGCGCTCTGAAGGTCGCGTAGCCGACGATCATGCCGAGGATGCCGCCCGGCAGCATGATCTGCCAGTAGTACGGCGGCTGGCCCGCCAGCTTCTGCATGATCGAGATCGTGAAGGCGAGCGCCAGCCCCACGGCCAGCCCGAACGTGACCGTCGCCGCCATCGACGCGGCGCGCTTGGCGTACCAGCCGATCAGCGCCCCGGTGATGATCCCCTTGATGGTCGAACCGACGACGATGCCGACGATGCCTGCCTTGACCGCGGGATCGTCCGGCGCCGAGACGAGCGCCGAGAGCCCGTCAAGGATGCCGAGCACGCCGCCGAGGACCAGGCCGAGAACAGGTTTGCTCATTGAGACTCCCTCCGTCAGTTCCCATTACACGGCCGCGGCGATTCCTTTAGCGCGCCCAGAACAGCAGCAGCGCCCGCATGGCGAGGTACGCCGCGATTAACGCCAGGGGGGTGCGATAGACGCGCAGCTGACGCGCGGTCCATTCGAGCGGCGACTCGCGGTGTGCGCCCACCGCGGCGCCGTCCATGAAGCGGCGCACGTCGGCGGCGAGCGCGGCCGGGCCGTCGTAGCGCTCCTCCGGGCGGTCGGCGGTCGCGCGGCTCACGATGGAAGCGAGGGGCCGCGGCACCCGCTCGCCGGCCGCCGCGGCGAGATCCCGCAGGATCGCGCCGAGCGCGTAGACGTCGGACCGCCCATCGGCCGCCGCGGTCGCCTGCTCGGGTGCCATGTAACCTTCCGTCCCGCCGCCGGCGCCGCCGCTGTCGCGCTCGCCGCGCGCCAGACCCCAGTCGAGCACGAGCACCTGGCCGTGGGCGCCGACCATGATGTTGGCGGGCTTGAGATCGCGGTGCACGAGGCCGCGGGCGTGCGCGAAGGCGACGGTCTCGCAGATGCGGTCGAAGAGCCGCAGTCGATCGAGGAGCGGCAGCGCCGCGGCCCGCGCGTCGAGGCGCTCGCCGTTGACCAGCATCATCACCGTGAAGACGCGGCCGTCGGGCAGCCGTCCGACGTCGTGGACCGGAACGATTCCGGGGTGCTCGAGGCGCGCGAGGACCCGCGCCTCGGCGTGGAGGCGCTCGGCGTCCGCCGCCGTGGACCATGCGGTGACCTTGATGGCGACGTCCCGATCCAGCTCGCGATCGCGGCCGCGGAAGACGAGGCCCATCCCGCCGCGTCCGATCGGCTCGAGCAGGTCGTAGCGCGTGCCGCTGAAATCCGGCCGGTCGTCGAGCGCGCGCAGCCGGGCGACGGCGGCGTCGGTGATGAAGGCGCTCATGGCGCCGCGGGCGGGTCCACGCCCAGCAGGTCGCGCGCCTCGGCGCGGAACTCCTCGTCGCTGGCGCAGATCGCGCGCAGCAGATCGAGGACGATCTCGCGGAACGCGCGGCGCGCCCAGGCGAGCTCGTTGGTGACGTCCGTCACCGAGCGTCCGATCTCGCGCCCCAGCGCGGCGTAGGTCGGCCGCGGCCCGCGATCGTCCGGGTCGACGTCGTAGCGCGTGAACAGCACGAAGGCGTCCGGATGGTTCTTCTCCGTGCACTGCACGCGCAGCCGCTCCACCGCGCGCGCGAACAGGCCGCGCACCCACTCGCGATGGAACCAGCGCTCGGGATCCGGATCGTCGCTGCGCGCGTGGGCGGCGAGGTCGGCGTCGAAACGCTGGAAATCGACCGCCGCGATCGTCCACCCGCCGCCGCGCTTGAGGCGCGCCGCCGACTTGTCCTGGTTGGCGAGGAAGCCGTCGAGGCACGTGCGCACGAACGTGCGGAAGCGCGCGATCCGCGGATCGTACCGGGCGAGATAGTCGCGCTCGAACGCGCGCGCGAAGAATTCCTGGGTCAGATCCTGCGCGTCTTCCGGACGGCGGCGCCAGCGCAGCCGGATGTAGGCGTAGACCGGCTGCCAGTAGCTCCGCGCCAGCGCCTCGAAGGCCGCCGCGCGCGCGGCAGGGTCGACGCTGGCCAGATCGCGGACGACGGACGGCCGGGTGGCGGGGAACACGGGGACATTCTAAAGGCGCCCGGGCGGACCGGCAGCGAACACCGCCGTTTCGCCGAAGTCGAGCGTGCGGAATGCCTCCGGCGTGACGCCGTGCCGGGCGCGCGCCCGATCCAGCGCGCGCAGCGGCTCGTCGATGGCCTCGTCGGTCAGCTGAAAGGTGCCGAAGTGCATGCCGATGCTGCGGCGCGGCCCGACGTCGAGGTGCGCGCGGACCGCTTCCTCCGGGTTCATGTGGACCGGCGACATGAACCAGCGCGGCTCGTAGGCGCCAATCGGGATCAGCGCCACGTCGATGCCGGGGCAGCGCTCGCCGATCTCCGCGAACTGCGGCGAGTAGCCCGAGTCGCCGGCGAAATAGATCGCCGCGCCGTCGACCCTGACCACGAAGCCGCACCACAGCGTGCTGTCGCGGTCCCACGGCGTGCGCGCCGAGAAGTGCTGCGCCGGCACGCAGGTGATCTCGGCCGCACCGGCGCGCGTCGTCTGCCACCAGTCGAGCTCGGCGGTCCGTCCCGGCGGCACGCCCGGGAGATGGCGGCCGACGCCGAGCGGCGCGACGAACGATGCGGATTCGCGGAACGGGCGCAGCGACGCCGGCTGCAGATGATCGTAGTGGTTGTGGCTGACCAGAACCAGGTCCACCGCCGGCAGATCCCGCGGCGCGATCGCCGGCGGACGCACCCGCGGCGGCCCCAGCCGCCCGAGCGGTCCGGCATGCGAGGTGAACACCGGATCGGTGATGACGACCGTCGACGCGGTACGAATCAGGAACGTCGAGTGGCCGATGAAGGTGACCGCGACCTCGCCGGGAGCGACGCGCGACGGCGGCGCGGGGTGCGGCGAGAGCGCCACGCGGGAGGGCCACGCCGTGCGCTCGCGCGTGCGCATCCACGTGATCACGTCCTTCAGCGGCCGCGCCGAGCGATGGGGATTGAAGAAGCGCCGTCCGTCACAGTGATCGCTGACCGGGTAGAGTGCCACGCCGCTGAGAGCCCTCCGAACGCCTGAGACCTAGGACCGCATGGTCGCGAGGACCGCGGCGACGCGCGCCAGCCCCTCGCGAATGCGGTCCGCTTCACCGCCGTAGCCGAGGCGGAAGTGCGCCGGCGCGTCGAAGAACGCGCCGGGCCCGAGCGCGGTGCGCTGCTCGCGCATCACCCGATCGACGAACGGCCGCGCGTCGGCGACGCCGGCGATGCGCGGAAACACGATCGTGCCGGCGGACGGCGCCCACTCGAGCTCGGGGTGCGACGCCAGGAACGCGTTCGCGAGCGCCTGGTTCGTCGCCAGGATGGCGCGCGCCCGCAGATACAGCGCGTCGAGATGCTCGAACGCCAGCACCGCGAGCCGCTCCGCCACGATCGATCCCGTCCCGTCCACCACATCCCGCGCGCGGCGAAGGCGATACGACAGAGCGGGCGTCGCGATCGTCCATCCGGCGCGCAGGCTCGAGAGGCCGTACGACTTGGTCAGGCTGTTGGTGGTGATGAACACGTCCCCGCGGGCCGCGGCCGGCGCGCCGCCGTCGCCCGTCACGTCGCGATACACCTCGTCGACCAGCACGTGCGCTCCGGCCGACGCCGCGATCCGGCCGACTTCGTCCAGCGCCGACGGCTCCACTGCCGCGCCGGTCGGGTTGTGGGGGTTGGTGATCACGATCAGCCGGGTGCGCGGCGTCATCGCGGCGCGGACGCGTTCCGGATCGACCGCGTAGCCGTCCGCGAACGCGCGATCGAACCGCAGGGTGTTGGCGCCGAACATCCGCGCCGCGCCGAGCAGCGGATCGTATCCAGGCCGCTCCACCAGCACGTCGTCCCCGGGCTCGAGCAGCGCCGCGAAGACCAGGAAGTTCGCGCCGGACGTTCCCCCCGCCGTCGTCACGCGATCCGCATCGACGCCGTAGCGCGCCGCGATGGCGTCGA
The sequence above is a segment of the Vicinamibacterales bacterium genome. Coding sequences within it:
- the asd gene encoding aspartate-semialdehyde dehydrogenase; translated protein: MSTTPRIDVGVLGATGVVGQHFINLLKDHPWFRLTWVAASERSAGKRYGDMPWRLASPPSADAADLTIAPLEAVSEAPELLFSALDASVAGDAEIAFARSGRLVVSNARNHRMDPLVPLLIPEVNPDHVGLLEPQRTARGWSGGIVTNPNCSTIVIAMVLGAVRQFEPKRVTVTTLQALSGAGYPGVASLDALGNVIPYIGGGEEEKIETETLKILGRFNRSAIEPAGFTVSATTTRVPVPDGHTAVMSIELAARPSLEELAAALEQFTAEPQERRLPTAPEQAIILHTAQDRPQPRLDVATGRGMPVHVGRVRPCPILGYKLVAMGHNVVRGAAGAALLNAELLVARGLGPRLASAPAGRTGYATAEVGTA
- a CDS encoding PLP-dependent aspartate aminotransferase family protein, coding for MEFATKTIHAAQPSEPETGSLIAPIFQTSTYEQDEPGVNRGFDYSRTNNPTRARLEAVLAELEGVKYCATFGSGLAAENAILQAYLKPGDEIVIPLDVYGGTYRILNKVFQPNGCVIRQIDLSQPGALEAALTPKTRLVWIESPTNPRLLIYDIAAIAQAAHAAGALLVVDNTFASPLFQQPFQLGADLVVHSVTKYLAGHSDVIQGAVLAKDAAVFEPVKFLQNATGAVPSPFDCWLTLRGLKTLELRMQRHADNAAAIAAALKDHPLVRRVYFPGLPEHPGHEIAKRQMTGFGGMVSFELDGSVEEVVSFVSSRRFFALGESLGGVKALVCHPARMTHASIPAEERARLGLSDTLIRLSTGCEHQRDLVADLLEGLDAIEQARAAAVTVDTVAV
- a CDS encoding homoserine dehydrogenase; protein product: MTTTVLDQAAGGAASIVEPGCGPAACRIGLLGLGNVGSAFARLTRSAGAALATRGFAPSVSVALVRSLGRPRPAAAFTNRITATAEDFFAEPVDVVVEALGGVEPAFSLVRHALDRGIPVITANKSLIAAHGEALSQVARRRGTALRFEASCIAGVPFLGMFERRPLGSAASGITAILNGTSNAILTAMAGGTPFAAALADAQRLGLAEPDPTMDISGADAAEKLTILLRLFGRLLVSPGSIPTAGIGAVEAGDIAAAAAFGGAIRPVSYASWHGDRVHAFVGPAFLGGSHALSRVSGVTNGIEIRSDAGSQAYIGPGAGPDVTAATLLDDVAEVVTERRVRTPSAASAVAARSVARPESAWFVRLDGPSRHADVGDLLGSYGIWCRGLARHGDRTFALTCTAGASRVAAALDALQAALGVTAAAFPALIEDHAPPAAGRAERGAAC
- a CDS encoding LysE family translocator, whose product is MALNLWAFTAITVPLVATPGASTAVVLRNAVAGGTRAGLATAIGANAGSVCYGLLTAFGVSVVLQRWPMVWVALRIGGTAYLAYLGIRSLRGARTGTAPAALSAPSAPPVAAPPLARSASEGFITNVLNPSIATFYLAILPDFIPRGAPFAASALTLTAIHVALAITWHSTWAAAGGTLAAMLTRPRPRRTLDAISGIALLALALKLAL
- a CDS encoding serine/threonine-protein kinase, giving the protein MSAFITDAAVARLRALDDRPDFSGTRYDLLEPIGRGGMGLVFRGRDRELDRDVAIKVTAWSTAADAERLHAEARVLARLEHPGIVPVHDVGRLPDGRVFTVMMLVNGERLDARAAALPLLDRLRLFDRICETVAFAHARGLVHRDLKPANIMVGAHGQVLVLDWGLARGERDSGGAGGGTEGYMAPEQATAAADGRSDVYALGAILRDLAAAAGERVPRPLASIVSRATADRPEERYDGPAALAADVRRFMDGAAVGAHRESPLEWTARQLRVYRTPLALIAAYLAMRALLLFWAR
- a CDS encoding sigma factor, which translates into the protein MFPATRPSVVRDLASVDPAARAAAFEALARSYWQPVYAYIRLRWRRRPEDAQDLTQEFFARAFERDYLARYDPRIARFRTFVRTCLDGFLANQDKSAARLKRGGGWTIAAVDFQRFDADLAAHARSDDPDPERWFHREWVRGLFARAVERLRVQCTEKNHPDAFVLFTRYDVDPDDRGPRPTYAALGREIGRSVTDVTNELAWARRAFREIVLDLLRAICASDEEFRAEARDLLGVDPPAAP
- a CDS encoding MBL fold metallo-hydrolase, which codes for MALYPVSDHCDGRRFFNPHRSARPLKDVITWMRTRERTAWPSRVALSPHPAPPSRVAPGEVAVTFIGHSTFLIRTASTVVITDPVFTSHAGPLGRLGPPRVRPPAIAPRDLPAVDLVLVSHNHYDHLQPASLRPFRESASFVAPLGVGRHLPGVPPGRTAELDWWQTTRAGAAEITCVPAQHFSARTPWDRDSTLWCGFVVRVDGAAIYFAGDSGYSPQFAEIGERCPGIDVALIPIGAYEPRWFMSPVHMNPEEAVRAHLDVGPRRSIGMHFGTFQLTDEAIDEPLRALDRARARHGVTPEAFRTLDFGETAVFAAGPPGRL
- a CDS encoding aminotransferase class I/II-fold pyridoxal phosphate-dependent enzyme; protein product: MSALRYHAPYMEWAKTRPVPEIDLAGSNILACTIDDLPTAADALSLSGANDNGYQPLIDAIAARYGVDADRVTTAGGTSGANFLVFAALLEPGDDVLVERPGYDPLLGAARMFGANTLRFDRAFADGYAVDPERVRAAMTPRTRLIVITNPHNPTGAAVEPSALDEVGRIAASAGAHVLVDEVYRDVTGDGGAPAAARGDVFITTNSLTKSYGLSSLRAGWTIATPALSYRLRRARDVVDGTGSIVAERLAVLAFEHLDALYLRARAILATNQALANAFLASHPELEWAPSAGTIVFPRIAGVADARPFVDRVMREQRTALGPGAFFDAPAHFRLGYGGEADRIREGLARVAAVLATMRS